The proteins below are encoded in one region of Micromonospora sp. DSM 45708:
- a CDS encoding RrF2 family transcriptional regulator, whose product MRLSARVDYALRAAAELASVAEGTTVGRSRPVTAEQIARSQDIPPKFLESILLQLRRGGIVHAQRGPEGGYWLARPAGEISLAEVIRVIDGPLAHVRGQRPEQLGYQGAARALQDVWIALRASEREILELVTIADVATGALPDRVNELAADPRAWS is encoded by the coding sequence ATGCGTCTCTCCGCCCGGGTCGACTATGCCCTCCGTGCGGCTGCCGAGCTGGCCTCGGTCGCCGAGGGCACGACCGTCGGTCGGAGCCGACCGGTGACCGCCGAGCAGATCGCCCGCTCGCAGGACATCCCGCCGAAGTTCCTGGAGAGCATCCTGCTCCAGCTCCGCCGGGGCGGCATCGTGCACGCCCAGCGGGGTCCCGAGGGAGGTTACTGGCTGGCCCGCCCGGCCGGGGAGATCTCCCTGGCCGAGGTGATCCGGGTGATCGACGGGCCGCTGGCGCACGTCCGCGGCCAACGCCCGGAGCAGCTCGGCTACCAGGGCGCGGCCCGCGCGTTGCAGGACGTGTGGATCGCGCTGCGGGCCAGCGAGCGCGAGATCCTGGAGCTGGTCACGATCGCCGACGTGGCCACCGGAGCGTTGCCCGACCGGGTCAACGAGCTGGCCGCCGACCCGCGCGCCTGGAGCTGA
- a CDS encoding sulfite exporter TauE/SafE family protein, with amino-acid sequence MRKLLVLALVGLLAQLVDGALGMAYGLTSSTLLLVAGVAPAAASASVHLAEIGTTLAAGLSHWRFGNVDWKVVGRIALPGAVGAFAGATFLSSISTESAAPWMAAILFTLGAYLLIRFSRPLRANRAAGRLRSRFLAPLGLVAGFVDATGGGGWGPVATPALLVSGRMEPRKVIGSVDTSEFVVAGAASVGFLIGLGSEGFLLPTVAALLIGGLIAAPIAAWLVRIVPAQVLGAVIGGVIVLTNARTLLRAGELGGPVPALVYALLGAGWLVAVVLAVRALRRARRARATAEAALASAPAAADAPAPSVESAEAPVPTGVPAPSAESGESRRLAAAVEG; translated from the coding sequence GTGCGCAAGCTGCTGGTCCTCGCCCTCGTCGGGCTTCTCGCGCAACTGGTCGACGGCGCGCTCGGCATGGCGTACGGGCTGACGTCGTCGACGCTGCTGCTCGTCGCCGGCGTCGCGCCGGCCGCGGCCTCCGCGTCGGTGCACCTCGCCGAGATCGGCACCACGCTCGCCGCCGGCCTGTCGCACTGGCGCTTCGGTAACGTCGACTGGAAGGTGGTCGGCCGGATCGCGCTGCCCGGCGCGGTCGGCGCGTTCGCCGGTGCCACGTTCCTGAGCTCCATCTCCACCGAGTCGGCCGCCCCGTGGATGGCCGCCATCCTGTTCACCCTCGGCGCGTACCTGCTGATCCGCTTCTCCCGGCCGCTGCGCGCCAACCGCGCCGCCGGCCGGCTGCGCAGCCGCTTCCTGGCCCCGCTCGGGCTGGTCGCCGGCTTCGTCGACGCCACCGGCGGTGGCGGCTGGGGTCCGGTCGCCACCCCGGCGCTGCTGGTCTCCGGCCGGATGGAGCCGCGCAAGGTCATCGGCTCGGTGGACACCTCCGAGTTCGTGGTGGCCGGCGCGGCCAGCGTCGGCTTCCTGATCGGCCTCGGCTCCGAGGGCTTCCTGCTGCCCACCGTCGCCGCACTCCTCATCGGTGGCCTGATCGCCGCGCCGATCGCGGCCTGGCTGGTCCGCATCGTGCCCGCCCAGGTGCTCGGCGCCGTGATCGGCGGCGTGATCGTGTTGACCAACGCCCGCACCCTGCTGCGCGCCGGCGAGCTGGGCGGCCCGGTGCCGGCCCTGGTCTACGCCCTGCTCGGCGCCGGCTGGCTGGTCGCCGTGGTGCTGGCGGTGCGAGCGCTGCGTCGCGCCCGGCGGGCCCGGGCCACGGCCGAGGCGGCGCTCGCCTCGGCGCCCGCCGCCGCAGATGCTCCTGCCCCGTCGGTCGAGTCGGCCGAGGCTCCGGTTCCGACCGGTGTTCCGGCTCCGTCGGCCGAGTCGGGGGAGTCCCGGCGGCTCGCCGCCGCCGTCGAGGGCTGA
- a CDS encoding acyl-CoA thioesterase: MATGQAAVDQLLEVLDLAQTGEMAFRGMSPQVGPQRVYGGQVAGQALVAAGRTVGPERAVHSLHGYFVRPGDPAEPIDYQVENVRDGRSFSVRRSVALQHDKPIFFMSASFQRQEEGLDHHAPLPPDVPGPDDVPTMTDRLSRYPERLGIWGQIPRPIDVRYVGEPGWVRPGDRPAEPHQRVWMRIDGKLPDDPLLHACALTYASDLTLLDSVLSVHGEVWGPGGVVGASLDHALWFHRSFRADEWFLYDCWSPSASGARGLATGRMFTTDGRHIASAVQEGLLRRVGG; this comes from the coding sequence GTGGCGACCGGGCAGGCCGCCGTCGACCAGCTCCTGGAGGTGCTGGACCTCGCGCAGACCGGCGAGATGGCCTTCCGCGGGATGAGCCCGCAGGTGGGCCCGCAGCGGGTCTACGGAGGCCAGGTCGCCGGTCAGGCGCTGGTGGCGGCCGGCCGCACGGTCGGTCCGGAGCGGGCCGTGCACTCGCTGCACGGCTACTTCGTGCGGCCCGGCGACCCGGCCGAGCCGATCGACTACCAGGTGGAGAACGTCCGCGACGGCCGCTCCTTCTCGGTGCGCCGCTCGGTGGCGCTCCAGCACGACAAGCCGATCTTCTTCATGTCGGCGTCGTTCCAGCGGCAGGAGGAGGGGCTGGACCACCACGCCCCGCTCCCGCCGGACGTGCCCGGCCCGGACGACGTGCCCACCATGACCGACCGGCTGTCCCGCTACCCGGAACGGCTCGGCATCTGGGGTCAGATCCCGCGCCCGATCGACGTCCGGTACGTCGGCGAGCCCGGCTGGGTACGCCCCGGCGACCGCCCGGCCGAGCCGCACCAACGGGTCTGGATGCGCATCGACGGCAAGCTGCCGGACGATCCGCTGCTGCACGCCTGCGCGTTGACGTACGCCTCCGACCTGACGCTGCTCGACTCGGTGTTGTCGGTGCACGGCGAGGTGTGGGGGCCGGGCGGTGTGGTCGGCGCGAGCCTCGACCACGCGCTCTGGTTCCACCGTTCGTTCCGGGCCGACGAGTGGTTCCTCTACGACTGCTGGAGCCCGTCCGCGTCGGGTGCCCGGGGCTTGGCCACCGGCCGGATGTTCACCACGGACGGCCGGCACATCGCCAGCGCCGTGCAGGAGGGGCTGCTGCGCCGGGTGGGTGGCTGA